One part of the Hyalangium ruber genome encodes these proteins:
- a CDS encoding single-stranded DNA-binding protein, translated as MAGGVNKVILIGNLGADPEVRFTPGGQAVANFRIATSDSWTDKNGQKQERTEWHRIVVWGKLAELCGEYLKKGRQCYVEGRLQTREWTDKENRKNYTTEVVATSVTFLGGRDAGSGEGMGRRSSGGGGQSRGADSDFGPPPPGMDDGMNQSSGGGNGDDDIPF; from the coding sequence ATGGCTGGAGGCGTCAACAAGGTCATCCTCATTGGTAACCTCGGAGCGGACCCCGAGGTGCGCTTCACCCCGGGCGGTCAGGCGGTCGCCAACTTCCGCATCGCCACGAGCGATAGCTGGACGGACAAGAACGGGCAGAAGCAGGAGCGGACCGAGTGGCACCGCATCGTCGTCTGGGGAAAGCTGGCCGAGCTGTGCGGCGAGTACCTGAAGAAGGGCCGGCAGTGCTACGTCGAGGGCCGCCTGCAGACGCGCGAGTGGACCGACAAGGAGAACCGCAAGAACTACACCACGGAGGTGGTGGCCACCTCGGTCACCTTCCTGGGTGGGCGTGACGCGGGCTCGGGCGAGGGCATGGGTCGGCGCAGCAGTGGCGGCGGCGGGCAATCGCGCGGGGCGGACTCCGACTTCGGTCCCCCGCCTCCCGGGATGGACGACGGGATGAACCAGAGCAGTGGCGGCGGCAACGGGGACGACGACATCCCGTTCTAG
- the dacB gene encoding D-alanyl-D-alanine carboxypeptidase/D-alanyl-D-alanine endopeptidase has product MQVHRARALLAATAIFVVSLASAAHAAPADKRAEREALKTALLEVLQRSSLKAARVGIHMQSLDDGQVVFAQNADELLNPASNMKLVTAAAALGMLGPEYRFDTEFLVDPELPVDGKVKTLYVRGKGDPSITTERLYGITAELFHTGLREVQDIIIDDSWFDTERTPPGYDQEESDRAYMAPTGAVSLNWNATAIYLRPGELPGSKGVVEMEPASDFFVIENQLSTGSRRARRVSVTSKPAGDKQRIIVRGQLPPEQGALSVYKKIDNPPMYFGFTLKEMLKSRGIKVKGRVKLGLSPSRAKILYVSQSDTFDIILKRLNKLSNNFVAETLLKAMGAEVKGAPGSFQKGIEVVEQFLERDVGIPRGTYVMKNGSGLNDTNRFSAAQLSRILYRMHANFPLAPEFLSSLGIAGKDGTLKYRFEGSEAVGRLRAKTGTLENVSALSGYVQAAGGEKFIFSMMVNDYPGRSGPVVQGLDALGAAVAATGSTIGPSRAVAALSDSVKPGGELGEVASRIKTYLALGKQRDQRNISFLRTAWRSERDPAVRAVLADGLYQSNPNDYLGARTLLDSYAATGDVYGRLRTVARELAVEVPGVGSMVELAAGGNAEALARVVELAGASRGDMQAEGELAVALGEVARTAPEELVMALREAGVPERDTAVTLLARGLVQAEDAEHPFWKSLRKQLGAADPAQATFVRNLDAALSQKVAEHKAPRALDATQMVVPGVLTPTSPVTPQTAETRPGG; this is encoded by the coding sequence GTGCAGGTTCATCGAGCCAGAGCCCTCTTGGCCGCGACGGCCATTTTCGTTGTTTCGCTGGCTTCAGCCGCTCACGCCGCCCCTGCGGACAAGCGTGCGGAGCGTGAGGCGCTGAAGACGGCGCTGCTCGAGGTCCTCCAACGCTCGTCCCTCAAGGCGGCGCGGGTCGGCATCCACATGCAGAGCCTGGATGACGGCCAGGTCGTCTTCGCCCAGAACGCGGACGAGCTGCTCAACCCCGCCTCCAACATGAAGCTCGTCACCGCCGCCGCGGCGCTGGGGATGCTGGGGCCCGAGTACCGCTTCGACACCGAGTTCCTGGTGGACCCGGAGCTGCCCGTCGACGGCAAGGTCAAGACGCTCTACGTGCGCGGCAAGGGTGACCCGTCCATCACCACCGAGCGCCTCTACGGCATCACCGCGGAGCTGTTCCACACGGGCCTGCGCGAGGTGCAGGACATCATCATCGACGACTCCTGGTTCGACACCGAGCGCACCCCGCCCGGGTATGACCAGGAGGAGTCGGACCGGGCCTACATGGCGCCCACGGGCGCGGTGAGCCTCAACTGGAACGCGACGGCCATCTACCTGCGGCCCGGGGAGTTGCCGGGCTCCAAGGGCGTGGTGGAGATGGAGCCCGCCAGCGACTTCTTCGTCATCGAGAACCAGCTCTCCACGGGCAGCCGGCGCGCCCGGCGCGTCTCGGTCACCAGCAAGCCGGCGGGTGACAAGCAGCGCATCATCGTGCGCGGCCAGCTTCCGCCCGAGCAGGGGGCGCTGAGCGTCTACAAGAAGATCGACAACCCGCCCATGTACTTCGGCTTCACGCTGAAGGAGATGCTCAAGTCGCGCGGCATCAAGGTGAAGGGCCGGGTGAAGCTGGGGCTGTCGCCCTCGCGGGCCAAGATTCTGTACGTGTCCCAGTCGGACACGTTCGACATCATCCTCAAGCGGCTCAACAAGCTGTCCAACAACTTCGTGGCCGAGACGCTGCTCAAGGCGATGGGCGCGGAGGTGAAGGGCGCGCCGGGCAGCTTCCAGAAGGGCATCGAGGTGGTGGAGCAGTTCCTCGAGCGCGACGTGGGGATTCCGCGCGGCACGTACGTGATGAAGAACGGCAGCGGGCTGAACGACACCAACCGGTTCTCGGCCGCGCAGCTCAGCCGCATCCTCTATCGGATGCACGCCAACTTCCCGTTGGCGCCCGAGTTCCTGTCCTCGCTGGGCATCGCCGGCAAGGACGGCACGCTCAAGTACCGCTTCGAGGGCAGCGAGGCGGTGGGCCGGCTGCGCGCGAAGACGGGCACGCTGGAGAACGTGTCGGCGCTCAGTGGCTACGTGCAGGCGGCCGGCGGCGAGAAGTTCATCTTCTCCATGATGGTGAATGACTACCCGGGGCGCTCGGGGCCGGTGGTGCAGGGGCTGGATGCGCTGGGCGCGGCGGTGGCGGCGACGGGCTCGACGATTGGGCCCTCTCGCGCGGTGGCGGCGCTGTCGGACAGCGTGAAGCCGGGCGGCGAGCTGGGCGAGGTGGCCAGCCGAATCAAAACGTACCTGGCGCTGGGCAAGCAGCGCGACCAGCGCAACATCAGCTTCCTGCGCACGGCGTGGCGCAGCGAGAGGGATCCGGCGGTGCGCGCGGTGCTGGCCGACGGCCTCTACCAGTCCAACCCGAATGACTACCTGGGGGCGCGCACGCTCCTGGACAGCTACGCGGCGACCGGGGACGTGTACGGGCGGCTGAGGACCGTGGCGCGTGAGCTGGCGGTGGAGGTGCCCGGCGTGGGCAGCATGGTCGAGCTGGCGGCCGGTGGGAACGCGGAGGCGCTGGCGCGGGTGGTGGAGCTCGCGGGGGCCTCGCGTGGAGACATGCAGGCGGAAGGCGAGCTGGCGGTGGCCCTGGGCGAGGTGGCTCGCACGGCGCCCGAGGAGCTGGTGATGGCGCTGCGCGAGGCCGGGGTGCCGGAGCGGGACACGGCCGTCACGCTGCTGGCCCGCGGGCTGGTGCAGGCCGAGGACGCGGAGCACCCGTTCTGGAAGTCGCTGCGCAAGCAGCTCGGGGCCGCGGATCCCGCTCAGGCCACGTTCGTGCGGAACCTGGATGCCGCGCTCTCGCAGAAGGTGGCGGAGCACAAGGCGCCCCGGGCGCTGGATGCCACGCAGATGGTGGTACCGGGAGTCCTGACGCCGACGTCGCCAGTGACTCCCCAGACGGCGGAGACGCGCCCGGGAGGGTAG
- a CDS encoding ABC transporter substrate-binding protein, translated as MPPLHRAFLGLCLVLAAGCRPERAPDGITVLLEAPPDSLDDRFALAAIGQRIGQLIAPGLIVFDDTGAPVPALAESFQELSPTVMEFRLRPGLTFHDGTALTAEDVKATYEGVRDRALQSPRADRYEPIEKVEVVNDRTLRFHLRRPYAPLLAEMTLSILPSERAGPEGVALQGSHPVGAGPFRFESAPDDEHLTLVPFAGYHGGAPAIPRLYFRVVRDETTRVLELRKGRADLVINAVSPAVLPALRKEPGLRVLTRPGTGHAYLGFNLRSGPLADVRVRQAVCHLIDVRPIVEHKFHGLAVPATGLLPTTHWAYAPGGDCAPDAAEAARLLDAAGYPDLDGPGGRPRLTLSLKSSTDRFRKSVALVLQEQLARGGVAVEVRTLEFGTLFNDIRRGNFEMVTLKWAAVMEPDLMRGVFHSRNVPTEENLWGGLNRGGLRDAALDALLDRASQASREERRELYARAQERVGMLLPSAPLWHESSVAVVSRRLEGFEPSAHGFFTPLERARMVAP; from the coding sequence ATGCCGCCGCTCCACCGTGCCTTCCTGGGGCTGTGCCTGGTGCTCGCCGCCGGCTGTCGACCGGAGCGCGCGCCGGACGGCATCACCGTGCTGCTGGAGGCCCCTCCGGACAGCCTGGATGACCGCTTCGCCCTGGCCGCCATCGGGCAGCGCATCGGCCAGCTCATCGCTCCGGGCCTCATCGTCTTCGATGACACGGGCGCCCCGGTGCCGGCCCTGGCCGAGTCCTTCCAGGAGCTGTCGCCCACCGTGATGGAGTTCCGCCTGCGACCGGGACTCACCTTCCATGACGGCACGGCGCTCACCGCCGAGGACGTGAAGGCCACCTATGAGGGGGTGCGCGACCGCGCGCTCCAGAGTCCTCGGGCGGACCGATACGAGCCCATCGAGAAGGTGGAGGTGGTGAATGATCGCACCCTGCGCTTCCACCTGCGCCGGCCCTACGCCCCGCTGCTGGCGGAGATGACGCTGAGCATCCTGCCCTCCGAGCGAGCAGGCCCGGAGGGGGTGGCGCTCCAGGGCTCGCACCCGGTAGGCGCCGGGCCGTTCCGCTTCGAGTCCGCGCCGGACGACGAGCACCTCACGCTGGTGCCGTTCGCGGGCTATCACGGAGGGGCTCCCGCCATCCCCCGGCTGTACTTCCGGGTGGTGCGCGACGAGACGACCCGTGTGCTGGAGCTGCGCAAGGGCCGGGCGGACCTGGTCATCAACGCGGTATCGCCGGCGGTGCTGCCCGCCCTGCGAAAGGAACCCGGGCTGCGCGTGCTCACACGGCCGGGCACGGGCCATGCCTACCTGGGCTTCAACCTGCGCTCCGGTCCACTGGCGGACGTGCGGGTGCGGCAGGCGGTGTGCCACCTCATCGACGTGCGCCCCATCGTGGAGCACAAGTTCCACGGGCTGGCGGTACCGGCCACGGGCCTGCTGCCGACCACCCACTGGGCCTACGCGCCGGGTGGGGACTGCGCGCCGGACGCGGCCGAGGCGGCGCGGCTGCTGGACGCGGCGGGCTACCCCGACCTGGACGGTCCCGGCGGGCGGCCTCGGCTGACGCTGAGCCTCAAGTCGAGCACGGATCGGTTCCGCAAGTCGGTGGCGCTGGTGCTCCAGGAGCAGCTCGCGCGGGGCGGCGTGGCGGTGGAGGTGCGGACCCTGGAGTTCGGCACCCTCTTCAATGACATCCGCCGGGGCAACTTCGAGATGGTGACGCTCAAGTGGGCCGCGGTGATGGAGCCGGATCTGATGCGCGGCGTGTTCCACTCGCGCAACGTGCCCACGGAGGAGAACCTCTGGGGCGGGCTGAACCGCGGCGGCCTCCGGGATGCGGCGCTGGACGCGCTGCTGGACCGGGCCAGCCAGGCTTCCCGCGAGGAGCGCCGAGAGCTCTACGCCCGGGCGCAGGAGCGGGTGGGCATGCTGCTGCCCTCCGCGCCGCTGTGGCACGAGAGCAGCGTGGCGGTGGTGTCCCGGCGGCTGGAGGGCTTCGAGCCCAGCGCCCATGGCTTCTTCACCCCGCTGGAGCGGGCGCGGATGGTGGCGCCATGA
- a CDS encoding ABC transporter permease produces the protein MRRVLSASIAVVGALLLVSLFLHLVPGDPIDVMLGEQASEVDREAMRRAVGLDQPWYSQLWTFTKGFATGELRTSLPPFQKKVLPAIAQALPKTLLLTVASLFIAIAIAIPLGVAAAARKGTAVDSAAMGVAVAGVALPRFWLGPMLIIVFALWLDWLPVSGAESWRHLVLPAFTLGTALAAFLSRMTRAAVLETLREDFVTVARAKGLHPRVVLWKHAFRNALLPILTVLGLEFGSLLGGAIVTEKVFAWPGMGTLLLTSIERRDYNTVRATVLVFTLCYVLVNALTDVAYALVDPRVRRRS, from the coding sequence ATGAGGCGTGTCCTCTCCGCGAGCATCGCCGTGGTGGGCGCGCTGCTGCTGGTCTCCCTGTTCCTCCACCTCGTGCCGGGAGACCCCATCGACGTCATGCTGGGTGAGCAGGCCTCCGAGGTGGACCGCGAGGCCATGCGCCGCGCCGTGGGCCTGGACCAGCCGTGGTACTCCCAGCTCTGGACGTTCACGAAGGGGTTCGCCACGGGCGAGCTGCGCACCTCGCTGCCGCCCTTCCAGAAGAAGGTGCTGCCCGCCATCGCCCAGGCGCTGCCGAAGACCCTGCTGCTCACGGTGGCCTCGCTCTTCATCGCGATCGCCATCGCGATTCCCCTCGGCGTGGCGGCGGCGGCGCGCAAGGGCACCGCCGTGGACTCGGCGGCCATGGGGGTGGCGGTGGCGGGCGTGGCCCTGCCGCGCTTCTGGCTGGGGCCGATGCTCATCATCGTCTTCGCGCTGTGGCTCGACTGGCTGCCGGTGTCGGGCGCCGAGTCCTGGCGCCACCTGGTGCTGCCCGCCTTCACCCTGGGCACGGCGTTGGCCGCGTTCCTGTCTCGCATGACGCGCGCGGCGGTGCTGGAGACGCTGCGCGAGGACTTCGTCACCGTGGCCCGCGCCAAGGGGCTGCACCCGCGCGTCGTGCTGTGGAAGCACGCGTTCCGAAACGCGCTGCTGCCCATCCTCACCGTGCTCGGCCTGGAGTTCGGCTCACTGCTGGGCGGCGCCATCGTCACCGAGAAGGTGTTCGCCTGGCCCGGCATGGGCACCCTGCTGCTCACCTCCATCGAGCGGCGCGACTACAACACCGTGCGCGCCACGGTGCTCGTCTTCACCCTGTGCTACGTGCTCGTCAACGCGCTCACCGACGTGGCGTATGCGCTGGTGGACCCGCGCGTGCGGAGGCGCTCGTGA
- a CDS encoding ABC transporter permease — MSSLPHTWGGRFGLGVAVLLVLTALLAPVLSPYAPEAIDLASELAPPGPGHLLGAGENGIDVLTHVLHGARVSLVVALFAVVLSALVGVTLGGLAGYAGGWLDEVLMRTVDVLLAFPGILLAIFITSVLGPSLINVVFALSFTGWTGYARLARGQVLTLRERDYVQAARALGSSDARILFRHLLPNAAGPLLIQVTSAFPGAILAEASLSFLGLGAPPGTASWGALVDQGTQYLLVAPHVALFPGLALALTVLGFNFLGDAVRDALDPKRTER, encoded by the coding sequence GTGAGCTCCCTCCCGCACACGTGGGGCGGCCGCTTCGGGCTGGGCGTGGCCGTGCTGCTGGTGCTTACCGCGCTGCTGGCGCCCGTGCTCAGCCCCTACGCGCCCGAGGCCATCGATCTCGCCTCGGAGCTGGCGCCTCCCGGCCCGGGGCACCTTCTGGGCGCGGGCGAGAACGGCATCGACGTGCTCACCCATGTCCTCCACGGCGCGCGGGTGTCGCTCGTGGTGGCCCTGTTCGCCGTGGTGCTGTCGGCGCTCGTCGGGGTGACGCTGGGCGGGCTGGCCGGGTACGCGGGCGGCTGGCTGGACGAAGTCCTGATGCGCACGGTGGACGTGTTGCTCGCCTTCCCCGGCATCCTCCTGGCCATCTTCATCACCTCGGTGCTGGGCCCGAGTCTGATCAACGTGGTCTTCGCCCTGTCCTTCACGGGCTGGACGGGCTACGCGCGGCTGGCGCGCGGCCAGGTGCTCACGCTGCGCGAGCGCGACTACGTGCAGGCGGCTCGGGCGCTGGGCAGCAGCGATGCGCGCATCCTCTTCCGCCACCTGCTGCCCAACGCCGCGGGCCCGCTGCTCATCCAGGTGACGTCCGCCTTCCCCGGCGCCATCCTCGCCGAGGCCTCCCTGAGCTTCCTGGGGCTGGGGGCGCCTCCGGGCACCGCCTCCTGGGGCGCGCTGGTGGATCAGGGGACGCAGTACCTGCTCGTGGCGCCGCACGTGGCCCTGTTCCCCGGGCTCGCGCTGGCGCTCACCGTGCTGGGCTTCAACTTCCTGGGCGACGCCGTGCGCGACGCGCTGGACCCCAAGCGCACCGAGCGCTGA
- a CDS encoding diheme cytochrome c-553: protein MKSSRVLLLVSAVAVGVPVVAAAQAKPATKAPAKGNKQVQRGEYLVRIAGCHDCHTPMAMGPQGPAPDMTKALSGHPEGMQLPPAPAAQGPWIVAFAGTNTAMAGPWGVSYAANITSDKDTGMGAWTEQQFTQAMKTGKHMGAGRPILPPMPWQNLAAMTDEDLKSVFAYLKSTPPLKNKVPEPTPPAAGAGGPPGGAPAGGPPAPTPAPKK from the coding sequence ATGAAGTCGAGCCGTGTACTGTTACTGGTGTCTGCGGTTGCAGTGGGTGTCCCTGTTGTCGCCGCGGCGCAGGCCAAGCCGGCCACCAAGGCGCCCGCCAAGGGCAACAAGCAGGTTCAGCGCGGCGAGTATCTGGTTCGCATCGCTGGCTGTCATGACTGCCACACGCCGATGGCCATGGGCCCCCAGGGACCGGCTCCGGACATGACGAAGGCGCTCTCGGGCCACCCGGAGGGCATGCAGCTGCCGCCCGCGCCGGCCGCCCAGGGGCCGTGGATCGTCGCCTTCGCGGGGACGAACACCGCCATGGCGGGTCCGTGGGGCGTGAGCTACGCGGCCAACATCACCTCCGACAAGGACACCGGCATGGGTGCCTGGACGGAGCAGCAGTTCACCCAGGCGATGAAGACCGGCAAGCACATGGGCGCTGGCCGGCCGATCCTCCCGCCGATGCCGTGGCAGAACCTGGCGGCGATGACGGATGAGGACCTGAAGTCGGTCTTCGCGTACCTGAAGTCGACCCCGCCGCTCAAGAACAAGGTCCCCGAGCCCACGCCGCCCGCGGCTGGCGCGGGTGGTCCTCCGGGCGGTGCTCCGGCGGGCGGGCCCCCGGCTCCGACCCCGGCCCCGAAGAAGTAG
- the dtd gene encoding D-aminoacyl-tRNA deacylase, whose protein sequence is MRAVVQRVLEASVTIDGAKVSQIGPGLLVLLGVGKGDSEADVPWMVEKLATLRIFEDAAGKMNLSLEDTHKQLIVVSQFTLYGDTRKGRRPSFIDAMEPTAAKALYERVCEGLRGRGLTVGTGVFAADMKVALINDGPVTLLLETPGAAGA, encoded by the coding sequence ATGCGGGCCGTGGTGCAGCGGGTGCTCGAGGCGTCAGTCACCATCGACGGGGCGAAGGTGAGCCAGATTGGCCCCGGCCTGCTGGTGCTGTTGGGCGTGGGCAAGGGCGACAGCGAGGCGGATGTGCCGTGGATGGTGGAGAAGCTGGCCACCTTGCGCATCTTCGAGGACGCGGCGGGCAAGATGAACCTCTCCCTGGAGGACACCCACAAGCAGCTCATCGTGGTGAGCCAGTTCACCCTCTATGGAGATACGCGCAAGGGCCGGCGCCCCAGCTTCATCGACGCGATGGAGCCGACGGCGGCCAAGGCGCTCTACGAGCGCGTCTGCGAGGGGCTGCGCGGGCGGGGCCTCACGGTGGGCACCGGCGTGTTCGCCGCGGACATGAAGGTGGCGCTGATCAACGACGGCCCCGTCACCCTCCTCCTGGAGACCCCGGGCGCGGCCGGCGCCTAG
- a CDS encoding PTS sugar transporter subunit IIA, whose amino-acid sequence MRIAEFLSPQAVVADMQARTKPEVLRELSVALVRAHPQLQEERLVEVLKEREKLGSTGIGEGVAIPHGKLPGMTQLLATFGVSKQGLDFEAIDGKPTHLFFALVAPENSAGVHLKALARISRLFKNPRFRAAILEAPSAADIHALIVQEDARP is encoded by the coding sequence GTGAGAATCGCCGAGTTCCTCAGCCCCCAAGCCGTCGTCGCGGACATGCAAGCCCGCACCAAGCCCGAGGTGCTGCGCGAGCTGAGCGTGGCGCTGGTGCGTGCCCACCCCCAACTCCAGGAGGAACGGCTGGTGGAGGTGCTCAAGGAGCGCGAGAAGCTCGGCTCCACGGGCATTGGCGAGGGTGTGGCCATTCCCCACGGCAAGCTGCCGGGGATGACGCAGCTGCTGGCCACCTTCGGGGTGTCGAAGCAGGGCCTGGACTTCGAGGCCATTGACGGCAAGCCCACCCACCTGTTCTTCGCCCTGGTGGCGCCCGAGAACAGCGCGGGGGTACACCTCAAGGCGCTGGCGCGCATCTCCCGGCTCTTCAAGAACCCACGCTTCCGGGCCGCCATCCTCGAGGCGCCCAGCGCCGCGGACATCCACGCGCTGATTGTGCAGGAAGACGCGAGGCCCTGA